In Haloplanus rubicundus, one DNA window encodes the following:
- a CDS encoding 30S ribosomal protein S17e — MAIKPKYVKQLGGILLERYPEAFNTDFETNKDSVTKLTNVESKGVRNRIAGYITRKKASAAANA, encoded by the coding sequence ATGGCCATCAAACCCAAATACGTCAAACAGCTCGGGGGCATCCTCCTGGAGCGGTATCCGGAGGCGTTCAACACCGACTTCGAGACCAACAAGGACAGCGTCACGAAGCTGACGAACGTGGAGTCGAAGGGCGTCCGCAACCGCATCGCGGGCTACATCACGCGCAAGAAGGCGAGCGCGGCCGCCAACGCCTGA
- a CDS encoding DUF447 domain-containing protein: MSGGSQADWPVPLRGVTESVVATLGPNDRWNQAALGLHAPDDADDPVTAVTWGRTRTRGNFERRGGGVIQFTTDPREFVDAALDVTETDEPVREGAAAWVEVDARRIEAGEDGGTEWVRWALAPRSATVRERTVPTINRGFYAVVDATVAASRLDVPTFDTETLLDRLDYFAETVERCGGPAEREAFARIDDLTGWRERNESF; this comes from the coding sequence GTGAGCGGCGGCAGTCAGGCCGACTGGCCCGTTCCCCTCCGCGGCGTCACCGAGTCCGTCGTCGCGACGCTCGGGCCGAACGACCGCTGGAATCAGGCGGCGCTCGGTCTCCACGCCCCCGACGACGCGGACGACCCCGTGACCGCGGTGACGTGGGGACGAACCCGGACCCGCGGCAACTTCGAGCGCCGGGGCGGGGGCGTGATCCAGTTCACGACCGACCCCCGCGAGTTCGTCGACGCGGCCCTCGACGTGACCGAAACCGACGAGCCGGTTCGGGAGGGGGCCGCCGCGTGGGTCGAGGTGGACGCCCGCCGGATCGAGGCGGGCGAGGACGGGGGCACCGAGTGGGTCCGCTGGGCGCTCGCGCCACGGTCCGCGACCGTCCGCGAGCGCACCGTCCCGACGATCAACCGCGGGTTCTACGCCGTCGTCGACGCGACGGTCGCCGCGTCACGGCTGGACGTGCCCACCTTCGACACCGAGACGCTGCTCGACCGCCTCGACTACTTCGCGGAGACGGTCGAGCGCTGTGGCGGCCCGGCGGAGCGCGAGGCGTTCGCCCGCATCGACGACCTGACGGGGTGGCGCGAACGGAACGAATCGTTTTAG
- a CDS encoding triphosphoribosyl-dephospho-CoA synthase, protein MSPPDHAELALTLEVASTPKPGNVDRHRDHDDLRFEHFLTGAVGARPGLELAGTVGDDPPSLGDAFERAVRGMSQQSGGNTQFGCLLLLVPLVRAAATDRLSPDGLRAITAATTVDDAAGFYRAFEHVDVAVDDPPEDVPDLDVRRGADAVPTLRDRKLTLADVMELSADRDGNAAEWANGFERVFAAAEGVLDDEGPVTDRLARAFLDLLAERPDTLVAVEHGSERAAAVSREAAAVCGDLAAAEDLAERFLEEGINPGTTADLTAAAAFVALEWGVPL, encoded by the coding sequence ATGTCGCCTCCCGACCACGCCGAACTCGCGCTCACGCTGGAGGTGGCGAGCACGCCCAAACCGGGCAACGTGGACCGCCACCGCGACCACGACGACCTGCGGTTCGAACACTTCCTGACCGGCGCGGTGGGGGCGCGGCCGGGACTGGAACTGGCCGGGACCGTCGGCGACGACCCACCGTCGCTCGGCGACGCCTTCGAGCGCGCGGTCCGGGGCATGAGCCAGCAGTCGGGCGGCAACACGCAGTTCGGCTGTCTGCTCCTCCTCGTCCCCCTCGTCCGCGCCGCGGCGACGGATCGCCTCTCGCCCGACGGCCTTCGGGCGATCACCGCCGCGACGACCGTCGACGACGCCGCCGGCTTCTACCGCGCGTTCGAACACGTCGACGTGGCGGTCGACGACCCGCCGGAGGACGTTCCCGACCTGGACGTGCGCCGCGGCGCCGACGCGGTGCCGACGCTCCGGGATCGGAAACTGACGCTCGCGGACGTGATGGAGTTGAGCGCCGACCGCGACGGCAACGCCGCCGAGTGGGCGAACGGCTTCGAGCGGGTCTTCGCCGCCGCCGAGGGAGTGCTCGACGACGAGGGACCGGTCACCGACCGCCTCGCGCGCGCCTTCCTCGATCTGCTGGCCGAGCGCCCCGACACGCTCGTCGCCGTCGAACACGGAAGCGAACGGGCCGCAGCCGTGAGTCGCGAGGCCGCTGCGGTGTGCGGTGACCTCGCTGCCGCCGAGGACCTGGCCGAGCGCTTCCTCGAGGAGGGGATCAACCCCGGCACGACCGCGGACCTCACCGCGGCCGCCGCGTTCGTCGCCCTCGAGTGGGGGGTGCCGCTGTGA
- a CDS encoding tRNA-dihydrouridine synthase, with product MLALASLSGAADADWARAGAPYADLALLGGIALDADSRGAARELVARGREEFLPDDPLAFVDAQLAALDDAPIRAGMNVRSATVAPIRETASICADHDAVLEINAHCRQDELCAVGCGETLLRDTERLAAFVAAAVDAGATVSVKVRAEVDGVALPATARALTDAGADVIHVDAMDSEPLIADVAAASDAFVLANNGVRDRATAWEYLAYGADGVSVGRPSDDPAVLERVARAVADWERRGRDAGRDGEVPG from the coding sequence ATGCTCGCGCTCGCCAGCCTCAGCGGCGCCGCCGACGCCGACTGGGCGCGGGCCGGTGCCCCCTACGCCGACCTCGCTCTCCTCGGGGGGATTGCACTCGACGCCGACTCGCGGGGCGCCGCCCGCGAACTCGTCGCCCGCGGGCGCGAGGAGTTCCTCCCCGACGATCCGCTCGCCTTCGTCGACGCCCAGCTCGCCGCCCTCGACGACGCGCCGATCCGCGCCGGGATGAACGTCCGGAGCGCGACTGTCGCCCCGATCCGCGAGACCGCGTCGATCTGTGCCGATCACGACGCCGTTCTGGAGATCAACGCCCACTGCCGGCAGGACGAACTGTGCGCCGTCGGCTGTGGCGAGACGTTGCTCCGCGACACCGAGCGCCTCGCCGCCTTCGTCGCCGCGGCCGTCGACGCCGGCGCGACGGTGAGCGTGAAGGTGCGAGCCGAAGTCGACGGGGTGGCCCTCCCGGCGACGGCCCGCGCGCTGACCGATGCGGGCGCCGACGTGATCCACGTCGACGCGATGGACTCCGAACCCCTGATCGCCGACGTCGCAGCCGCGAGCGACGCCTTCGTCCTCGCCAACAACGGCGTCCGCGACCGGGCCACTGCGTGGGAGTACCTCGCCTACGGCGCCGACGGCGTCAGCGTCGGCCGCCCGAGCGACGACCCGGCGGTCCTCGAACGGGTCGCCCGGGCGGTGGCGGACTGGGAGCGTCGCGGGCGGGACGCCGGCCGCGACGGGGAGGTACCGGGATGA
- the cofD gene encoding 2-phospho-L-lactate transferase, with protein MVTFLAGGTGTPKLLDGVDAAFDPTAVTVVANTGDDVELGGHLVCPDLDTVLFAGGGVLDRETWWGIDGDTTATHDELARLAEAAGIGEASGASRGNGDAVGGPRYLPPDRQTAGRRIARWRRFSGVAEFMEIGDRDRAVHVTRTSLLDEGRTLTEVTRILADAFDLDAELLPMSDDPVATIVHTEEGAMHFQEYWVARRADPTVEDVEFRGSGTAESTPAVRDALDAPVVIGPSNPVTSVGPIRALPGVDDALAETPVVAVSPFVEDEAFSGPAPALMRGVGLDPSTAGVADAYPFADAFVLDADDGTDLDRPIVRTDTRIDGPDDARRVVRAVADAFEVA; from the coding sequence ATGGTTACGTTCCTCGCCGGCGGGACGGGGACGCCGAAGCTCCTCGACGGGGTCGACGCCGCGTTCGACCCGACCGCGGTCACGGTCGTCGCCAACACCGGCGACGACGTGGAACTCGGCGGCCACCTCGTCTGTCCCGACCTCGACACCGTCCTCTTTGCCGGCGGCGGCGTCCTCGACCGCGAGACGTGGTGGGGGATCGACGGCGACACGACTGCGACCCACGACGAACTCGCCCGCCTCGCAGAGGCCGCCGGGATCGGCGAGGCGTCGGGGGCGTCTCGGGGGAACGGCGACGCCGTCGGTGGCCCGCGATATCTCCCCCCGGACCGCCAGACTGCGGGCCGACGCATCGCCCGCTGGCGCCGCTTCTCCGGCGTCGCGGAGTTCATGGAGATCGGCGACCGCGACCGGGCCGTCCACGTCACGCGCACCAGCCTCCTCGACGAGGGCCGAACGCTCACCGAGGTGACCCGCATCCTCGCCGACGCCTTCGACCTCGACGCCGAACTCCTCCCGATGAGCGACGACCCCGTCGCCACCATCGTCCACACCGAGGAGGGCGCGATGCACTTCCAGGAGTACTGGGTCGCCCGCCGTGCCGACCCGACCGTCGAGGACGTGGAGTTCCGCGGCTCGGGAACAGCCGAGTCGACGCCGGCCGTCCGCGACGCCCTCGACGCCCCGGTCGTCATCGGCCCCTCCAACCCGGTGACGAGCGTCGGCCCCATCCGCGCGCTCCCCGGCGTCGACGACGCCCTCGCCGAGACGCCCGTCGTCGCCGTCTCGCCGTTCGTCGAGGACGAAGCCTTCTCCGGCCCCGCCCCCGCCCTCATGCGCGGCGTCGGCCTCGACCCCTCGACCGCCGGCGTCGCCGACGCCTACCCCTTCGCCGACGCGTTCGTCCTCGATGCCGACGACGGCACCGACCTCGACCGCCCGATCGTCCGCACCGACACCCGGATCGACGGCCCCGACGACGCTCGCCGAGTCGTCCGCGCCGTCGCGGACGCGTTCGAGGTGGCCTGA
- a CDS encoding proteasome assembly chaperone family protein: MSGIDVLRADVAFDEPTLVEGLPGVGLVGKLAADHLVETFDMVHYANVHCEGLPPVTTYATGDRELATPVRLYADAARDLLVLQSDVPVSPGAALEFADCLGGWSVDAEVTALYLSGIGREREEGATPALYGVGTGDGGERLGAVDIDPPTEPGLITGPTGALLNHALHTDATAMGLVVEATPQFPDPEAAAHLLDAGIGPLLDAEIPVAELTEHAAEIRQAKRRLAERMQGAEETSSQARPLGMYQ, translated from the coding sequence ATGAGCGGAATCGACGTCCTCCGAGCCGACGTAGCATTCGACGAACCGACGCTGGTCGAGGGGTTGCCGGGCGTCGGCCTGGTCGGGAAGCTCGCGGCCGACCACCTGGTCGAGACGTTCGACATGGTCCACTACGCCAACGTCCACTGCGAGGGGCTGCCGCCGGTGACGACGTACGCGACCGGCGACCGGGAGCTGGCGACGCCGGTGCGGCTGTACGCCGACGCGGCGCGGGACCTGCTGGTCCTCCAGAGCGACGTGCCCGTCTCGCCGGGGGCGGCACTGGAGTTCGCGGACTGTCTGGGCGGCTGGAGCGTCGACGCCGAGGTGACGGCGCTCTACCTCAGTGGAATCGGGCGCGAACGCGAGGAGGGGGCGACGCCGGCACTCTACGGCGTCGGGACGGGCGACGGGGGCGAGCGGCTCGGCGCCGTCGACATCGATCCGCCGACGGAGCCGGGACTGATCACGGGGCCGACCGGGGCGCTCCTGAATCACGCGCTCCACACCGACGCCACGGCCATGGGCCTCGTCGTCGAGGCGACGCCGCAGTTCCCGGACCCGGAGGCGGCGGCCCACCTCCTCGACGCCGGCATCGGACCGTTGCTCGACGCCGAGATTCCGGTCGCGGAACTCACCGAACACGCGGCTGAGATCCGGCAGGCGAAACGGCGCCTCGCGGAGCGGATGCAGGGGGCCGAGGAGACGAGTTCGCAGGCGCGGCCCCTCGGCATGTATCAGTGA
- the grpE gene encoding nucleotide exchange factor GrpE yields MHEDAAEETTDVPEGAGAAGDGSEAVDLADRVAEYDAELGAAVGNLEDRIAELEAELADAEEHADDLESKLKRKQADFQNYKKRAKKRQEEIKERATEDFLTRLVPVRDDLVRALDQDEGVDIRDGVESTLASFDQVLEEEGVTPIQPDAGDEVDPTRHQVMMRVESDQPEGTVVDVYRPGYEMAGSVIQEAQVTVSDGS; encoded by the coding sequence ATGCACGAGGATGCGGCCGAGGAGACGACGGACGTCCCCGAGGGAGCGGGCGCTGCCGGGGACGGGAGCGAGGCGGTCGACCTCGCGGATCGGGTCGCAGAGTACGACGCCGAACTCGGCGCGGCCGTCGGGAATCTGGAGGACCGGATCGCGGAACTCGAAGCCGAACTGGCCGACGCCGAGGAGCACGCCGACGACCTCGAATCCAAACTGAAGCGCAAGCAGGCCGACTTCCAGAACTACAAGAAGCGCGCGAAAAAGCGTCAGGAGGAGATCAAAGAGCGGGCGACCGAGGACTTCCTCACCCGCCTGGTGCCGGTCCGCGACGACCTGGTGCGCGCGCTCGATCAGGACGAGGGCGTCGACATCCGCGACGGCGTCGAGTCGACGCTCGCGTCGTTCGATCAGGTGCTCGAAGAGGAGGGCGTGACACCGATCCAGCCCGACGCCGGCGACGAGGTGGATCCCACCCGTCATCAGGTGATGATGCGCGTCGAGAGCGACCAACCCGAAGGGACGGTCGTCGACGTCTACCGCCCCGGCTACGAGATGGCTGGGTCGGTCATCCAGGAGGCGCAGGTGACGGTCAGCGACGGGAGCTGA
- the dnaK gene encoding molecular chaperone DnaK — MASNKILGIDLGTTNSAFAVMEGDDPEIIVNGEGDRTTPSVVAFTDDDERLVGKPAKNQAVQNPERTIQSIKRHVGEEGYTVDVDDDEYTPEQISAMILQKIKRDAEEYLGDDVEKAVITVPAYFNDRQRQATKDAGEIAGFEVERIVNEPTAASMAYGLDDESDQTVLVFDLGGGTFDVSVLDLGGGVYEVVATNGDNDLGGDDWDQAIIDHLAEEFESDHGVDLREDRQALQRLKDAAEEAKVELSSRKETDINLPFITATDSGPIHLETSLTRAKFESLTSDLLERTVEPTEQALADAGYSKGDIDEVILVGGSTRMPQVQAKVEELVGQEPKKNVNPDEAVALGAAIQGGVLGGEVDDIVLLDVTPLSLGIEVKGGLFERLIEKNTTIPTEESKIFTTAADNQTSVQVRVFQGEREIAEENELLGEFQLTGIPPAPAGTPQIEVGFNIDENGIVNVEAEDKGSGNAESITIEGGAGLSDEEIERMQEEAEEHAEEDEQRRERIEARNEAESAIQRAETLLEENEENVDDDLQASIEDAIGDVEETLEDDDATTEDLQEVTEALSDELQEIGKQMYQQQAQAGAGGAGADPGGMGGMGGMGGAGPGGAGAGAADGDEYVDADFEEKDDEDDA, encoded by the coding sequence ATGGCGAGCAACAAAATTCTGGGTATCGACCTCGGCACCACGAACAGCGCGTTCGCGGTGATGGAGGGGGACGACCCCGAAATCATCGTCAACGGCGAGGGCGACCGAACCACGCCCTCGGTCGTCGCCTTCACCGACGACGACGAACGGCTCGTCGGCAAGCCGGCGAAGAATCAGGCCGTCCAGAACCCCGAGCGCACGATCCAGTCGATCAAGCGCCACGTGGGTGAGGAGGGCTACACCGTCGACGTCGACGACGACGAGTACACGCCGGAGCAGATTTCGGCGATGATCCTCCAGAAGATCAAGCGGGACGCGGAGGAGTATCTCGGCGACGACGTGGAGAAAGCCGTCATCACGGTACCGGCGTACTTCAACGACCGTCAGCGGCAGGCGACGAAAGACGCCGGCGAGATCGCCGGTTTCGAGGTCGAGCGCATCGTCAACGAGCCGACGGCCGCCTCGATGGCCTACGGCCTCGACGACGAGTCCGACCAGACGGTCCTCGTCTTCGACCTCGGGGGCGGCACGTTCGACGTGAGCGTCCTCGACCTGGGTGGCGGCGTCTACGAAGTCGTCGCCACGAACGGGGACAACGACCTCGGGGGCGACGACTGGGACCAGGCGATCATCGACCACCTCGCCGAGGAGTTCGAGAGCGACCACGGCGTCGACCTCCGCGAGGACCGACAGGCGCTCCAGCGGCTGAAAGACGCCGCCGAGGAAGCCAAGGTCGAACTCTCCTCGCGCAAGGAGACGGACATCAACCTGCCCTTCATCACGGCGACGGACAGCGGTCCGATCCACCTCGAAACCTCCCTGACGCGGGCGAAGTTCGAGTCGCTGACGAGCGACCTGCTGGAACGCACGGTCGAACCGACGGAGCAGGCGCTCGCCGACGCCGGCTACTCGAAAGGCGACATCGACGAGGTGATCCTCGTCGGCGGGTCGACCCGAATGCCGCAGGTCCAGGCGAAAGTCGAGGAACTGGTCGGTCAGGAGCCGAAAAAGAACGTCAACCCGGACGAGGCCGTCGCGCTGGGCGCGGCGATCCAGGGCGGTGTCCTCGGCGGCGAAGTCGACGACATCGTCCTGCTGGACGTGACGCCCCTCTCGCTGGGGATCGAGGTCAAGGGCGGCCTGTTCGAGCGCCTGATCGAGAAGAACACCACGATCCCGACCGAGGAGTCGAAGATCTTCACCACCGCGGCGGACAACCAGACCTCGGTGCAGGTCCGGGTGTTCCAGGGGGAGCGCGAAATCGCGGAGGAGAACGAACTGCTCGGCGAGTTCCAACTGACGGGCATCCCGCCCGCGCCCGCCGGCACGCCCCAGATCGAAGTCGGGTTCAACATCGACGAGAACGGCATCGTCAACGTCGAAGCCGAGGACAAGGGGTCGGGCAACGCCGAGTCCATCACCATCGAGGGTGGCGCCGGCCTCTCCGACGAGGAGATCGAGCGGATGCAGGAGGAAGCCGAGGAGCACGCCGAGGAAGACGAGCAGCGCCGTGAACGGATCGAGGCGCGCAACGAGGCCGAGAGCGCGATCCAGCGGGCCGAAACGCTCCTCGAGGAGAACGAGGAGAACGTCGACGACGACCTGCAGGCGTCCATCGAGGACGCCATCGGCGACGTCGAGGAGACGCTCGAAGACGACGACGCGACGACGGAGGACCTGCAGGAGGTCACCGAGGCGCTCTCCGACGAACTCCAGGAGATCGGCAAGCAGATGTACCAGCAGCAGGCCCAGGCCGGCGCGGGCGGCGCGGGTGCCGACCCCGGCGGCATGGGTGGCATGGGCGGTATGGGTGGCGCCGGTCCGGGCGGTGCGGGCGCCGGCGCCGCCGACGGCGACGAGTACGTCGACGCCGACTTCGAGGAGAAAGACGACGAGGACGACGCCTAA
- the dnaJ gene encoding molecular chaperone DnaJ: protein MTEDFYDVLGVSRDADEDEIKQAYRKKASEYHPDVSDDSDAEEKFKKAKKAKEILTDEEKRQAYDRMGHERFEQAEKRGGFDGGAGGAGGNPFGGGGAGGFGDIFEQFFGGGGRGGNRPRQGQDLRTSLSLDLEEAFEGVEREFTVTRPSRCSDCDGAGHPPDADERTCPNCDGQGQVTQVQQTPFGRMQQTGTCRRCDGEGTLYSETCSTCGGEGQVREESTLTVDIPAGIRDGQTLRMEGEGAPGPNRGPNGDLLIEVSVADHPDFDRDGDDLHYQHPISFPQATFGDTVEVPTLDGTVEMDVPAGTQSGETFRLQGKGMPRLRRRGRGDLFVQVQVVTPDSLNKEQREALERFAEAGGEEVDVNEGFFERIKSSF, encoded by the coding sequence ATGACGGAGGACTTCTACGACGTGCTCGGGGTGTCTCGGGACGCCGACGAGGACGAGATCAAACAGGCGTACCGAAAGAAGGCATCGGAGTACCATCCGGACGTGAGCGACGACTCCGACGCCGAGGAGAAGTTCAAGAAGGCCAAGAAGGCGAAGGAGATCCTTACGGACGAGGAGAAGCGGCAGGCGTACGACCGGATGGGCCACGAGCGCTTCGAGCAGGCCGAGAAGCGCGGCGGGTTCGACGGCGGTGCCGGCGGCGCGGGGGGCAACCCCTTCGGCGGCGGCGGTGCCGGCGGCTTCGGCGACATCTTCGAGCAGTTCTTCGGCGGCGGCGGCCGCGGCGGCAACCGCCCCCGACAGGGGCAGGACCTCCGCACGTCGCTCTCGCTGGACCTGGAGGAGGCGTTCGAGGGCGTCGAACGCGAGTTCACCGTCACCCGTCCGTCGCGGTGTTCGGACTGTGACGGCGCGGGCCACCCCCCGGACGCCGACGAGCGGACGTGTCCCAACTGCGACGGCCAGGGGCAGGTGACTCAGGTCCAACAGACGCCGTTCGGGCGGATGCAACAGACGGGGACCTGCCGCCGGTGTGACGGCGAGGGAACCCTCTACAGCGAGACGTGTTCGACCTGTGGCGGCGAGGGGCAGGTGCGCGAGGAGTCGACGCTGACCGTCGACATCCCGGCCGGCATCCGCGACGGGCAGACCCTCCGGATGGAGGGCGAGGGGGCGCCGGGACCGAACCGCGGGCCGAACGGCGACCTGCTGATCGAGGTGTCGGTCGCGGACCACCCCGATTTCGACCGCGACGGCGACGACCTGCACTACCAGCATCCCATCTCTTTCCCGCAGGCGACGTTCGGCGACACGGTGGAGGTGCCGACCCTCGACGGCACCGTCGAGATGGACGTGCCCGCGGGCACCCAGAGCGGCGAAACTTTCCGCCTGCAGGGCAAGGGGATGCCACGCCTCCGCCGTCGCGGGCGGGGTGACCTCTTCGTGCAGGTGCAGGTCGTGACGCCGGACAGCCTGAACAAAGAGCAACGGGAAGCACTGGAGCGCTTCGCGGAGGCCGGCGGCGAGGAAGTCGACGTGAACGAGGGCTTCTTCGAGCGGATCAAGAGCAGTTTCTGA
- a CDS encoding class I adenylate-forming enzyme family protein, protein MHVLGDVVARDRRSDEVALRVDATGREFSYRDFCTTAWKAGHALSHCGVHAGARVALDPDPAPQPLLTLFGAACLGARVTFDTAAESRAVLVPAAREGEVARRPERKVVVYGDAPDDPGVVHWERTVWSENPVRPPGERDAEEVVLDGTEPRSAGSRPRADDVDAATYTHREVLAAATSVADATGIDSGTSVALRAPLTDPRAVVAGVVAPLARGGTVVLPDGATDADVVVGADGDVRLDDVPL, encoded by the coding sequence ATGCACGTCCTCGGCGACGTCGTCGCGCGCGACCGACGGAGCGACGAGGTGGCGCTTCGCGTCGACGCGACGGGCCGGGAGTTCAGTTACCGGGACTTCTGCACCACCGCGTGGAAGGCGGGGCACGCGCTCAGCCACTGCGGCGTCCACGCGGGGGCACGGGTGGCGCTCGACCCCGATCCGGCGCCACAACCGCTCCTGACGCTGTTCGGGGCCGCGTGTCTCGGCGCGCGCGTGACGTTCGACACGGCGGCGGAGTCACGGGCCGTCCTCGTCCCCGCCGCCCGCGAGGGCGAGGTGGCGAGGCGGCCCGAGCGAAAAGTCGTCGTCTACGGCGACGCGCCCGACGATCCGGGGGTCGTCCACTGGGAGCGGACGGTCTGGAGCGAGAACCCCGTCCGGCCACCGGGCGAGCGTGACGCCGAGGAAGTTGTCTTGGACGGCACGGAGCCACGCTCCGCGGGCAGTCGGCCAAGGGCCGACGACGTCGACGCGGCGACGTACACGCACCGCGAGGTGTTGGCGGCGGCGACGAGTGTCGCCGACGCGACGGGTATCGACTCCGGAACGTCGGTCGCGCTCCGGGCGCCCCTGACCGATCCGCGGGCGGTCGTCGCGGGCGTCGTGGCGCCGCTCGCGAGGGGTGGGACGGTCGTGCTCCCGGACGGGGCGACGGACGCGGACGTGGTGGTCGGTGCGGACGGCGACGTTCGCCTCGACGACGTACCACTGTGA
- a CDS encoding short-chain fatty acid transporter yields the protein MTARQRVQSFGRSMADWSEKWVPSPFLFAVILTLIAYVAAIVLTPDGPYQNIVNWYDGFWTLLTFAMQMVLILVTGYAVADSDFVSGYLNKLASVPNDNTQAAALVAAISLIFGYLHWGIGLIVGAIFAIFVARAGHERGKTFHYPILCAAGYTSQTIWHVGPSTSAGLLSATDGHPFQDIIGIVPLNESVFTIYAFGIAVLVFVTVIPVLAFLSPDEEDATGIDEYAPSLLKDDPEEAISDGGTPTAGGVEMSRSPADRLNDSRAVAYIIAIGMLVYVVQYFINAGGIGEALDLNVFNFTFIALGLILHKTPAAYMETIRDATEGAAGIILQFPFYAGILGIISNSGLSDLIAEGLLAVATPQTFPVVAWLLGGVMNLFVPSGGGEWGIIGGVVGSAAVELGVPPGKAIVAYGVGDMWTNMFQPFWAIPLLGLTKVRARDILGYTMIVMLVLFPVFAIGLYFLPY from the coding sequence ATGACAGCCAGACAGCGCGTGCAGTCGTTCGGACGGTCGATGGCGGACTGGTCTGAAAAATGGGTTCCGAGCCCGTTCCTCTTCGCGGTGATCCTGACGCTCATCGCGTACGTCGCGGCGATTGTGCTCACTCCCGATGGGCCGTATCAGAACATCGTGAACTGGTACGACGGCTTCTGGACGCTGTTGACCTTCGCGATGCAGATGGTGCTCATCCTGGTGACGGGCTACGCCGTCGCGGACTCCGACTTCGTGAGCGGCTATCTGAACAAGCTCGCGTCGGTTCCGAACGACAACACACAGGCGGCGGCGCTCGTGGCTGCCATCTCGTTGATCTTCGGCTATCTCCACTGGGGCATCGGCCTCATCGTCGGTGCCATCTTCGCCATCTTCGTGGCACGGGCGGGCCACGAGCGGGGCAAGACGTTCCACTACCCCATCCTGTGTGCCGCGGGCTATACGAGCCAGACCATCTGGCACGTCGGCCCGTCGACGAGCGCGGGGCTACTCTCCGCGACGGACGGCCACCCCTTCCAGGACATCATCGGCATCGTCCCGCTGAACGAGAGCGTCTTCACCATCTACGCGTTCGGCATCGCCGTCCTCGTGTTCGTGACGGTGATTCCGGTGCTGGCCTTCCTCTCCCCCGACGAGGAGGACGCGACGGGCATCGACGAGTACGCCCCGAGCCTGCTGAAGGACGATCCGGAGGAGGCTATCTCGGACGGCGGGACGCCGACGGCGGGAGGCGTCGAGATGAGCCGGTCGCCGGCCGACCGCCTCAACGACAGCCGGGCCGTCGCCTACATCATCGCCATCGGGATGTTGGTCTACGTCGTGCAGTACTTCATCAACGCCGGCGGCATCGGGGAGGCTCTCGACCTGAACGTCTTCAACTTCACGTTCATCGCACTCGGCCTCATCCTGCACAAGACGCCGGCGGCGTACATGGAGACGATCCGTGACGCCACCGAGGGTGCGGCGGGCATCATCCTGCAGTTCCCCTTCTACGCGGGCATTCTGGGGATCATCAGCAACTCAGGCCTCTCGGACCTGATCGCGGAGGGGCTGCTCGCGGTGGCGACGCCGCAGACGTTCCCGGTCGTCGCGTGGCTCCTCGGCGGCGTCATGAACCTGTTCGTCCCGAGCGGCGGCGGCGAGTGGGGCATCATCGGCGGCGTCGTCGGCAGCGCGGCGGTCGAACTCGGCGTCCCGCCGGGGAAGGCCATCGTCGCCTACGGTGTCGGCGACATGTGGACGAACATGTTCCAGCCGTTCTGGGCGATTCCGCTCCTCGGGCTGACCAAGGTTCGTGCCCGCGACATCCTCGGCTACACGATGATCGTCATGCTGGTGCTGTTCCCGGTGTTCGCCATCGGGCTGTACTTCCTGCCGTACTGA
- a CDS encoding CBS domain-containing protein, with protein MPVETLAVDVVTARRDTSLTELAKRMLDEEIGDLVIAEDDRPVGIVTDRDVALAVARYDDLSTLTAADVMTPDPVTIHRDATAVDLPATMAEGRVRRIPVVDDDGRLVGIATLDDVVATLGEMLKDVATVIESQSREFEPEA; from the coding sequence ATGCCAGTCGAGACCCTCGCCGTCGACGTGGTAACCGCCCGACGAGACACGTCACTTACGGAACTCGCCAAGCGAATGCTCGACGAGGAGATCGGTGACCTCGTGATCGCCGAGGACGACCGTCCGGTCGGCATCGTCACCGACCGCGACGTCGCGCTCGCGGTGGCGCGATACGACGACCTCTCGACGCTCACCGCGGCGGACGTGATGACGCCCGATCCGGTGACGATCCACCGCGACGCCACCGCCGTCGACCTCCCCGCCACGATGGCCGAGGGTCGCGTGCGTCGTATCCCGGTCGTCGACGACGACGGCCGACTCGTCGGCATCGCGACGCTCGACGACGTGGTCGCGACCCTCGGGGAGATGCTGAAGGACGTGGCGACGGTCATCGAATCGCAGTCCCGGGAGTTCGAACCGGAGGCGTGA